In a single window of the Terriglobus roseus genome:
- a CDS encoding Gfo/Idh/MocA family protein translates to MPSFDPNVPLRFAVIGCGSVARAQHIPNIAASPRMVLQSCIDLDDAILSECRDRFGARHIGHDWHDAIADPEVDVICLATTEKLRLPVIEAAARAGKPVYVEKPLATTLQEMHNIQSVVHATDIPFCVGHNRRASPAMLAAHNLFRDHMTHPQRSPWRWQREASLPPLPDDGVPSIAVRINDDWHSWKGWVFDKTQAPHGPMLFEMTHFTDVCNWFLADEPVEVTAVATGMLNEAVIVRYQSGALATILLGNNGTFAYCKELYELMGNGGYLAIDHMLEVRTAGMEGAPDRLTFPMISDRHPQIGLEGGVSGWLAKKRAACSEAALANDPMLQFTAEPDKGHAHALELFADQIYGLGPEVCGVDAAVLATEVAFAAIRSAHEHRPVSIDEIRSGAHS, encoded by the coding sequence ATGCCGTCCTTCGATCCCAACGTGCCGCTTCGCTTTGCCGTCATTGGCTGCGGATCCGTCGCGCGTGCGCAGCACATCCCCAACATCGCCGCCTCGCCCCGCATGGTGTTGCAAAGTTGCATCGACCTGGACGACGCCATCCTGAGCGAGTGTCGCGACCGCTTCGGCGCGCGTCACATCGGCCATGATTGGCACGACGCGATTGCAGACCCGGAAGTGGATGTGATCTGTCTTGCAACGACCGAGAAGCTGCGGCTGCCTGTGATTGAAGCTGCGGCCCGCGCCGGCAAACCTGTCTATGTCGAAAAGCCCCTCGCCACGACGCTGCAGGAGATGCACAACATCCAAAGCGTTGTTCACGCGACCGACATTCCCTTCTGCGTTGGACATAACCGCCGCGCCAGCCCGGCGATGCTTGCCGCACATAATCTCTTCCGCGATCACATGACCCATCCGCAGCGGTCGCCGTGGCGCTGGCAGCGAGAGGCAAGCTTACCCCCACTCCCCGACGACGGCGTGCCATCCATTGCAGTCCGTATCAACGACGACTGGCATAGCTGGAAGGGATGGGTCTTCGATAAGACTCAGGCACCGCACGGTCCCATGCTCTTTGAGATGACGCACTTTACCGACGTATGCAATTGGTTCCTCGCCGATGAGCCCGTCGAAGTTACCGCCGTTGCCACCGGCATGCTGAACGAGGCAGTCATCGTTCGCTATCAGTCTGGCGCTCTCGCGACGATTCTGCTGGGCAATAACGGAACCTTTGCCTACTGCAAGGAGCTTTACGAACTCATGGGCAACGGTGGCTACCTCGCCATCGACCACATGCTCGAGGTCCGGACGGCCGGCATGGAAGGCGCACCCGACCGCCTCACCTTTCCCATGATCTCTGACCGCCATCCGCAGATCGGCCTTGAGGGTGGTGTCTCCGGATGGCTTGCCAAGAAGCGAGCCGCGTGCTCCGAAGCCGCACTGGCGAACGACCCCATGCTCCAATTCACAGCGGAGCCGGACAAGGGCCACGCCCATGCGCTGGAACTCTTCGCCGACCAGATCTACGGCCTTGGTCCAGAGGTCTGCGGAGTCGATGCAGCGGTGCTTGCTACAGAGGTTGCGTTCGCAGCCATTAGGTCTGCGCACGAGCACCGCCCTGTGTCCATTGACGAAATTCGCTCAGGGGCTCACTCATGA
- a CDS encoding GH92 family glycosyl hydrolase has protein sequence MIRQAVAALMLFAATANAQSRAAGPFAHALSGPVAEVNPIIGTGGDPDDGINLFPGAVAPFGMSQISPETEDRGLGYHYIQKWMKGFSMTHMSGAGCANEGDVFFTATTGPVVTQTNDFQTPYSHEQETAEAGYYAVQLLQWNIKAELTATPRTGLARFTFPAGKSGNIFVPISHTLNQTESAQVRVVGDRRIEGFVENHAFCNKTGTYKVYFVMLFDQPFSTFGTWTGAQYGGPGTPISGSRGAAQPSHDHTTGAWATWPAQSAAHAVTARIGISYVDINGATNNLRTEAASKDFDTIRHETQQIWNKELSRAEITGGSSAQQRVFYTALYHSFLMPSLFSDADGRYLGFDQGIHTIRPGHAVYTNISGWDIYRTQIPLLALLQPARMQDIAQSAVLMYQQGGWIDRWPQINLYTNDMVGSPLTIAMATTWLYGLHGFDIDTAWQGMLKDATEAPPAGKPYLGQEGIEWINKIHYLPYDKVDYGGVAKTLEYTLAYASLSRLAKDIHKDADAARLHERALYYRNLFDRDSGFFRPRHSDGSWLPDFNPAQDGHGFVEGTGWHFFTFAPADMTWLVDNMGRERFNQRMDEFFAYPTPGWYAQYYNPLNETDFQAPFAYHFSGRPWKSQEVVHRILRENYLDMPDGIPGNDDAGATSAWAVLSMMGLYTVDPTSLAYELIAPSFPRVVLHLDAPYPARTFVLTAQGGGSAATPYVQTVTVNGKPHSENWLAVEDIRRGSTVAFTLGSTPNTAWGSRPEDAPPSLSHP, from the coding sequence ATGATTCGACAGGCCGTCGCAGCCCTGATGCTCTTCGCCGCAACAGCCAATGCTCAGTCGCGCGCTGCTGGCCCCTTCGCGCATGCCCTCTCGGGACCTGTCGCTGAAGTGAATCCGATCATCGGCACCGGCGGCGACCCCGACGATGGCATCAACCTGTTTCCCGGGGCAGTCGCTCCCTTTGGCATGAGCCAGATCAGCCCCGAAACCGAAGACCGCGGCCTGGGCTATCACTACATCCAGAAGTGGATGAAGGGCTTCAGCATGACCCACATGAGCGGGGCTGGCTGCGCCAATGAAGGAGATGTCTTCTTCACAGCAACGACCGGTCCTGTTGTCACCCAGACGAACGATTTCCAGACGCCGTATTCGCACGAGCAGGAGACCGCCGAAGCAGGCTACTACGCCGTACAACTGCTGCAGTGGAATATCAAGGCGGAGCTGACCGCAACGCCTCGAACCGGTCTTGCACGATTTACGTTCCCCGCTGGAAAGTCCGGCAACATCTTCGTCCCCATCAGCCACACGCTCAACCAGACGGAGAGTGCGCAGGTCCGCGTCGTTGGCGATCGCCGCATCGAAGGCTTCGTCGAGAACCACGCCTTCTGCAATAAGACCGGCACCTACAAGGTCTACTTCGTTATGCTCTTCGACCAGCCGTTCTCCACCTTCGGAACCTGGACAGGAGCTCAATACGGCGGTCCAGGCACACCGATATCCGGCTCTCGCGGCGCTGCGCAGCCTTCGCACGATCACACGACGGGAGCCTGGGCCACATGGCCCGCACAGTCTGCAGCGCACGCCGTCACGGCACGCATCGGCATCTCGTACGTTGACATCAACGGAGCCACAAACAATCTCCGCACCGAAGCAGCGTCGAAAGACTTCGACACCATTCGCCACGAGACACAGCAAATCTGGAACAAGGAACTAAGCCGTGCCGAGATCACCGGCGGCTCTTCCGCACAGCAGCGTGTCTTCTATACCGCGCTTTATCACAGCTTCCTGATGCCTTCGCTCTTCAGCGATGCGGACGGACGCTACCTTGGCTTTGACCAGGGCATCCACACCATACGTCCCGGCCATGCGGTGTACACGAACATCTCCGGCTGGGATATCTATCGCACGCAGATTCCGCTGCTCGCTCTGCTCCAACCAGCGCGCATGCAGGACATCGCGCAGTCTGCCGTCCTGATGTATCAGCAAGGCGGCTGGATCGATCGCTGGCCCCAGATCAATCTCTACACGAATGACATGGTCGGCAGCCCGCTGACCATTGCGATGGCTACTACGTGGCTCTATGGTTTGCATGGATTCGACATCGACACCGCCTGGCAGGGCATGTTGAAGGATGCCACCGAGGCCCCACCCGCGGGCAAGCCATACCTTGGCCAGGAAGGCATCGAGTGGATCAACAAGATCCATTACCTGCCGTATGACAAGGTCGACTACGGCGGTGTCGCCAAGACACTCGAGTACACGCTCGCCTACGCTTCTCTCTCACGTCTCGCCAAAGACATCCACAAGGACGCGGACGCCGCGCGCCTTCACGAGCGCGCACTCTACTACCGCAATCTCTTCGATCGCGATAGTGGGTTTTTCCGCCCACGCCACTCCGATGGCTCCTGGCTGCCTGACTTCAATCCCGCACAGGATGGTCACGGCTTCGTCGAAGGCACAGGGTGGCACTTCTTCACCTTCGCTCCGGCGGACATGACGTGGCTCGTCGACAATATGGGGCGCGAGCGCTTCAACCAGCGCATGGATGAGTTCTTCGCCTACCCCACGCCCGGCTGGTATGCCCAGTACTACAACCCCCTGAATGAAACCGACTTTCAGGCTCCCTTTGCCTATCACTTCTCCGGCCGTCCATGGAAATCGCAGGAGGTTGTCCATCGCATCCTGCGCGAGAACTATCTCGATATGCCGGACGGTATCCCGGGCAATGACGACGCCGGCGCAACCTCCGCCTGGGCTGTTCTCAGCATGATGGGTCTCTACACCGTCGACCCCACAAGTCTTGCCTACGAACTGATCGCGCCTTCTTTTCCGCGCGTCGTTCTTCATCTCGACGCGCCCTACCCCGCCCGCACCTTCGTGCTTACCGCGCAGGGCGGCGGCTCCGCAGCCACGCCGTATGTTCAGACCGTTACCGTCAATGGCAAGCCGCACTCAGAGAACTGGCTTGCCGTCGAGGACATCCGCCGTGGCAGCACGGTCGCCTTCACTCTTGGCTCAACTCCCAACACGGCCTGGGGCTCAAGACCGGAGGATGCACCACCCTCGCTTAGCCACCCATAG
- a CDS encoding GH36-type glycosyl hydrolase domain-containing protein: protein MRRRTFLELAALSALHQAAPSARAAAVSRTAAPSYGSGHFGQWETDRFGLPAYRYTCDQTRDPKAVEAVNEAWRSRTDHIHQFGNDRVVAVASNYGYVQLRQDEGSPKFLNDYFPAKQRFGGGIGYLVDGELCAGTHYPSPKAASFQRTFGTGYLRKQLQAGGFAIDQHIFAPFGDDPVLISQVTITNRTAQRLRPRWIEYWGCRPYQFSYRSLMEGSVMTNADAVPQLRRDLSQRFEPRFEQLPNTTGLLVEHHFLGRSREEEDLWLKLQESLRKNPHGYFGGPVAPLAAGASMDDLAPPATFLLSLDGVASGFSTDANAFFRNGPEDPVGAHSPLSSTIDSTGEPAFLLERALDLAPHESQTLTFLYGYLPEGFTLDSLITKYSAQPASHLAASSEKWKANTPVFRVEGYPWIEREIAWNAGYLRSALTYDSFFREHILSQGAGYQYLAGLQGAARDPLQHALPLVFTEPDIVRGILRYTLKEIQPEGSLPYGIVGSSVPMPCRYLPSDSELWVLWLASEYVLATRDVAFLDEKVSTYPSGSAPQPARTIRELLAHCFQHITERIGTGEHGLQRILNGDWNDSIVVNRLTPEQVAEITAHGESVLNAAMASWVFDQYARLLEYTHQPQAANAAHAKAEAQRQAVRRQWTGRWFRRAWLGKDSGWNGEKQLWLEPQPWALLGGCATPEQSVELIHAIDEMSRKPSPIGALLQSPVDPTMKDAAGSGTNGGIFAAINATLIWALAQHDGAMAWDEWKKNTFAVHAERYPEMWFGIWSGPDAYDSIFAKRPGATGPDFPVLNMHSHAWPLYTATKLLGVDFHQQGVHLRPVLPEASYEFATPLFGLRKVAPGRYSGWYEPSQPGRWTITVELPDAEHTRSRSLLVNGAAVPLAADRSLITFAGDSRPGHPLRWELR from the coding sequence GTGCGACGCCGCACCTTCCTGGAACTCGCTGCTCTCAGCGCACTGCATCAGGCCGCACCCTCCGCACGCGCTGCCGCGGTCTCCCGCACCGCGGCTCCTTCCTACGGATCCGGGCATTTCGGCCAGTGGGAGACCGATCGCTTCGGCCTGCCTGCCTATCGCTATACCTGCGACCAGACGCGCGATCCGAAGGCTGTGGAAGCAGTGAACGAAGCGTGGCGCTCGAGGACGGACCATATCCACCAGTTCGGCAATGACCGCGTCGTCGCCGTCGCCTCCAACTATGGCTACGTTCAACTACGCCAGGACGAAGGTAGCCCGAAGTTCCTAAATGACTACTTCCCAGCGAAGCAGCGCTTCGGTGGGGGCATTGGCTACCTCGTTGACGGAGAGCTCTGTGCAGGAACGCACTATCCATCTCCCAAAGCCGCATCCTTCCAACGCACCTTCGGCACTGGCTATCTTCGCAAGCAGCTTCAAGCAGGCGGCTTTGCCATCGACCAGCACATCTTCGCGCCGTTTGGCGACGACCCCGTATTGATCTCGCAGGTCACCATCACCAATCGCACAGCACAGCGTCTCCGCCCACGCTGGATTGAGTACTGGGGCTGCCGTCCCTATCAGTTCTCCTACCGCTCCCTAATGGAAGGCTCCGTCATGACTAACGCCGACGCAGTCCCGCAACTGCGACGCGATCTGAGTCAGCGCTTCGAACCCCGCTTCGAGCAACTACCCAACACGACCGGCCTTCTCGTCGAACATCACTTCCTTGGGCGCTCGAGAGAGGAAGAAGATCTTTGGCTGAAGCTCCAGGAATCCTTACGCAAGAATCCTCACGGCTATTTTGGCGGTCCTGTCGCTCCGCTCGCAGCCGGTGCCAGCATGGACGATCTGGCGCCGCCCGCCACCTTCCTTTTATCGCTCGACGGCGTGGCATCCGGCTTCAGCACCGACGCCAACGCTTTCTTCCGCAATGGACCGGAAGACCCGGTTGGCGCGCATTCCCCGCTCTCCAGCACGATCGACAGCACAGGCGAACCAGCCTTTCTCCTTGAGCGCGCACTAGACCTCGCACCGCATGAGAGCCAGACGCTCACTTTCCTCTACGGTTACCTACCCGAGGGCTTCACGCTCGACTCGCTTATCACCAAATACAGTGCTCAGCCTGCATCGCACCTCGCCGCATCAAGTGAGAAGTGGAAGGCCAACACGCCAGTCTTCCGCGTGGAGGGTTATCCGTGGATCGAGCGCGAGATCGCATGGAACGCCGGCTATCTTCGCAGCGCGCTCACCTATGACAGCTTCTTCCGCGAGCACATCCTCTCGCAGGGTGCGGGCTATCAATACCTCGCGGGCTTGCAGGGTGCCGCGCGGGATCCTCTGCAACACGCGCTCCCGCTCGTCTTCACCGAGCCCGACATCGTCCGCGGCATCCTTCGATACACCTTGAAAGAGATCCAGCCAGAAGGTTCGCTTCCTTACGGGATCGTGGGCTCGTCCGTGCCGATGCCCTGCCGTTACCTTCCCAGCGACTCTGAATTGTGGGTTCTCTGGCTCGCGTCGGAGTATGTGCTCGCAACCCGCGATGTTGCGTTCCTCGACGAGAAAGTCTCCACCTATCCGTCCGGTAGCGCACCGCAACCAGCAAGAACAATCCGTGAGCTACTGGCCCATTGCTTTCAGCACATCACCGAGCGCATTGGGACGGGCGAGCATGGCTTGCAGCGCATTCTGAATGGCGACTGGAATGACAGCATCGTTGTGAATCGACTGACGCCCGAACAGGTCGCGGAGATCACAGCACACGGCGAAAGCGTCTTGAATGCTGCGATGGCTTCGTGGGTCTTCGATCAGTACGCGCGGCTTCTGGAGTACACCCATCAGCCTCAGGCAGCCAACGCCGCACACGCCAAGGCTGAGGCGCAGCGTCAGGCAGTCCGTCGCCAGTGGACAGGCCGCTGGTTCCGCCGCGCGTGGCTCGGCAAAGACTCTGGCTGGAATGGAGAAAAGCAGCTCTGGCTCGAACCGCAACCCTGGGCATTGCTCGGCGGTTGCGCCACGCCGGAACAGAGCGTCGAGCTGATCCACGCCATCGACGAAATGTCGCGCAAGCCCTCGCCCATCGGAGCGCTTCTGCAAAGTCCAGTCGACCCCACCATGAAAGATGCCGCTGGCTCCGGCACAAACGGCGGCATCTTCGCTGCCATCAATGCAACGCTCATCTGGGCGCTGGCGCAGCACGACGGCGCAATGGCATGGGACGAGTGGAAGAAGAACACCTTCGCTGTCCACGCAGAGCGCTACCCCGAGATGTGGTTCGGCATCTGGAGCGGACCCGACGCCTACGACTCCATCTTCGCCAAGCGGCCTGGAGCGACCGGCCCCGACTTCCCAGTGCTCAACATGCACTCCCACGCCTGGCCGCTCTATACCGCCACGAAGCTTCTGGGGGTGGACTTCCATCAGCAGGGCGTCCACCTGCGTCCGGTGCTGCCGGAGGCTTCCTACGAATTCGCGACACCGCTCTTCGGCCTTCGCAAAGTTGCGCCGGGCCGCTACTCCGGCTGGTATGAACCCAGCCAACCCGGCCGCTGGACGATCACTGTGGAGCTTCCCGATGCCGAGCACACTCGTAGTCGCAGTCTCCTTGTGAACGGTGCCGCCGTGCCCTTGGCCGCCGACCGCAGCCTCATCACCTTTGCCGGAGATAGCCGGCCCGGACACCCACTACGTTGGGAGCTCCGCTAA
- a CDS encoding APC family permease — MERPYDLRRSLRLRDLILYGIVLVQPTAPMPVFGVIYEKSHGHVTLTILLALFAMLFTAISYGRMARAYPKGGSAFLYVGKELHPGLGYVTGWGLILDYVINPLICTIWCSTAAMNFLPHIPYVAWVVGFVVLFTMLNCNGIETSARINALVAASLGLIIVWILAAAIHYIVTVLHPGAAGFLAPFQANSPGDHAAIMRGTAAAVLAYIGFDGISTLADEAHNPHRDISRAIVMTCFATGILGAIEVYFAEVAWPRSTPFPEINTAYIFVAGRVGGPTLFAVANFALLIATVGSGMASQLGAARLLYAMGRDGALPSRFFGEVDTRHHIPRNNVILIGLVCLVGALLFSFSLGADLLNFGALLAFIGVNLSSAVRAWRQTSGSRLSRLLPLVSSTAGFLSCCFLWWNLSPKAKAAGCAWTALGLVLFAVRRNTRQASRPS, encoded by the coding sequence ATGGAACGTCCATACGATCTGCGCCGCAGCCTACGTCTGCGCGACCTCATCCTCTACGGTATCGTCCTCGTACAACCGACGGCTCCCATGCCCGTCTTTGGTGTGATCTACGAGAAGTCGCACGGGCACGTCACCCTGACGATCCTGCTGGCGCTCTTCGCCATGCTGTTCACTGCCATCAGTTACGGCCGCATGGCCCGCGCTTATCCAAAGGGCGGCTCTGCCTTTCTTTATGTCGGGAAAGAACTTCATCCCGGCCTCGGCTACGTCACCGGTTGGGGTCTGATCCTGGACTACGTCATCAACCCGCTCATCTGCACCATCTGGTGCAGCACTGCGGCCATGAATTTTCTGCCGCACATTCCGTACGTCGCGTGGGTTGTGGGATTCGTCGTCCTCTTCACCATGCTGAACTGCAACGGGATTGAAACCTCAGCGCGCATCAACGCCCTTGTCGCCGCATCCCTTGGGCTCATCATTGTCTGGATTCTGGCAGCAGCCATCCACTACATCGTGACCGTGTTGCATCCCGGAGCCGCCGGCTTCCTTGCCCCCTTTCAGGCAAACAGCCCTGGCGACCATGCGGCCATCATGCGCGGCACTGCAGCGGCCGTTCTCGCCTACATCGGCTTCGACGGCATTTCCACACTGGCCGACGAGGCGCACAATCCACACCGGGATATCTCGCGTGCGATCGTGATGACGTGCTTTGCCACCGGCATTCTCGGCGCCATCGAGGTCTACTTCGCAGAGGTAGCGTGGCCGCGCTCCACGCCGTTCCCTGAGATCAACACCGCCTACATCTTTGTTGCAGGACGTGTGGGCGGTCCCACCCTCTTCGCCGTCGCAAATTTTGCTCTCTTGATCGCCACGGTCGGCTCCGGCATGGCATCGCAACTCGGGGCTGCGCGCCTGCTCTACGCGATGGGCCGCGATGGCGCTCTACCGAGCCGCTTCTTCGGCGAAGTCGACACACGACACCACATTCCGCGCAACAACGTCATCCTGATTGGCCTGGTCTGCCTGGTCGGAGCACTCCTCTTCAGCTTCTCCCTGGGAGCCGACCTTCTCAACTTTGGCGCGTTGCTCGCCTTCATTGGAGTCAACCTGTCTTCTGCGGTGCGCGCCTGGAGGCAGACCTCTGGCAGCAGACTCAGCCGCCTTCTTCCGCTCGTTTCCTCCACTGCAGGCTTCCTCTCCTGCTGCTTCCTGTGGTGGAATCTGTCGCCGAAAGCCAAGGCCGCGGGCTGCGCGTGGACGGCGCTAGGGCTTGTTCTCTTTGCAGTGCGCCGTAATACGCGGCAAGCGAGCAGACCAAGTTAA
- a CDS encoding glycosyl hydrolase family 79 C-terminal domain-containing protein, giving the protein MNTKTAPAEHSQPQDNESRNTTIVSRRDVLLGMAALSGTTLLDAPMMRAMSLEAATVTVTVGSAAGATIPSDYTGLSYETSQLTHPAFFAKEALVLERYFRLLGKDGVLRIGGNMSEFTFWNTKSTGEGSPTDVEGPDPGKGSDRTFQIPPVAIDHLAAFLERTGWKLIYGLNLRAGSAEIAADEAEYVSRKVGSKLIALQFGNEPDLFKEASDASKHWTYNEFIAKWQTFYDTVHSRVPHVPIAGPDTSFQPVWMKRFAEEEKGKFQLLTGHYYAGGPPTDPKMTTEFLLEPNTRLVDHVLRAIEIAKANDVPYRMSEGNTCYGAGKKGVSDTFASALWVLDFWLALAQQGSVGVNLHGGGNGYYTPIAGSPQAGFVARPIFYGMMLAGQFAGAQLLPCTSESGGKNVVGYAARKSKEVLVAVINRGSIASTVEITPPVGAGKASVWRLEAPAVDSTSGVTLAGASVDADGKWSPAKIETLRISAGKGSLALPAYSAALVRFSI; this is encoded by the coding sequence GTGAACACGAAGACAGCGCCGGCCGAACATTCCCAGCCACAGGACAATGAATCCAGAAATACCACCATCGTGAGCCGTCGAGACGTCCTGCTTGGCATGGCAGCGCTTAGCGGCACGACACTTCTCGATGCGCCGATGATGCGCGCGATGTCTCTTGAAGCCGCTACGGTGACAGTCACGGTTGGCTCCGCAGCTGGCGCAACGATCCCCAGCGACTACACCGGCCTGAGTTATGAGACGTCTCAGTTAACTCATCCCGCGTTCTTTGCGAAAGAGGCGTTGGTGTTGGAGCGCTACTTCCGTTTGTTGGGCAAGGATGGCGTCCTTCGCATCGGCGGCAACATGAGCGAGTTCACGTTCTGGAACACGAAGTCGACCGGCGAGGGATCGCCCACGGATGTGGAGGGACCCGATCCCGGAAAGGGCTCGGACCGCACCTTCCAGATTCCGCCCGTGGCGATCGACCACCTGGCTGCTTTCCTGGAACGGACCGGCTGGAAGCTGATCTACGGCCTGAACCTCCGCGCGGGATCTGCAGAGATCGCGGCGGACGAGGCGGAGTATGTCTCCAGGAAGGTTGGCAGCAAACTGATCGCGCTGCAGTTCGGGAACGAGCCGGACCTTTTCAAGGAAGCCAGCGACGCGTCGAAGCACTGGACCTATAACGAGTTCATCGCGAAGTGGCAGACGTTCTACGACACCGTGCATTCACGCGTGCCGCATGTGCCCATCGCAGGCCCGGATACATCCTTCCAACCGGTCTGGATGAAGCGATTTGCGGAGGAAGAGAAGGGTAAATTCCAACTGCTGACCGGGCACTACTACGCCGGTGGACCGCCGACCGATCCGAAGATGACGACAGAGTTCCTTCTGGAGCCGAATACACGCCTGGTGGATCATGTTCTGCGTGCGATTGAGATTGCGAAAGCTAACGATGTTCCCTACCGCATGTCCGAAGGCAATACCTGCTACGGCGCGGGCAAAAAGGGCGTCAGCGATACCTTCGCGTCTGCGCTCTGGGTACTCGATTTCTGGCTGGCATTGGCGCAGCAGGGATCGGTGGGTGTCAACCTTCATGGCGGCGGCAATGGGTACTACACGCCCATTGCCGGATCGCCTCAGGCGGGCTTCGTCGCCCGGCCCATCTTCTACGGCATGATGCTGGCCGGACAGTTCGCCGGCGCGCAACTGCTTCCATGCACGTCGGAGAGCGGTGGCAAAAACGTGGTGGGTTACGCAGCGCGCAAGTCAAAGGAAGTGCTGGTGGCCGTCATCAACCGCGGCAGCATCGCTTCCACGGTTGAGATCACACCGCCCGTGGGAGCTGGGAAAGCTTCGGTATGGAGACTCGAGGCTCCGGCCGTCGACAGCACCAGCGGTGTCACGCTCGCGGGGGCATCTGTCGATGCCGATGGTAAATGGTCTCCGGCGAAGATCGAGACGCTCCGCATCTCCGCGGGCAAGGGATCCCTGGCGCTTCCGGCCTACAGTGCTGCGCTGGTTCGCTTCAGCATTTGA